From the genome of Sandaracinaceae bacterium, one region includes:
- a CDS encoding NADH-quinone oxidoreductase subunit H: MTTGLLLITTALKILFILLVTVGAFAPMLVWAERRQSAMMQDRIGPHRAGIRLPSGAADAFRASVAPMRLGALGAGGLGALTLLLLAYMWASDQPAMLPASPAELAAMGVGLLALGGLLDVGAKIHQMLADNGGNISLAGLLHPLADALKFIFKEDFVPPKADKLLHSLAPIVTLMPAIAVFAVIPFTDVLYLEHWDAVVPRNGVVADATAIPMQVANLNVGVLFLFAIAGTGIIGAAIGGYASDNKYSLIGGIRAASQMVSYEVALGLTIVPCFMIYDSLRLEAMATWQHDNGVWGVCVLPITIAFVLFFTAAIAETKRIPFDLPEGESELVGGYLTEYSGMKFGMFFMSEFIEVVGLAAVAAVIFFGGWDLPFVYRDGIDLPGVWDAQLASFIMGVPYNAAAPGIDATGIALAHWGVLAIGVAGFLGKIVALIWFQLLTRWSLPRFRYDQMMQLCWKGLLPAALGNILFTGVVVLLGEGALRVAVWSGTAVTVGSLVFFFLPAFKRDPRTVGTAQPAAS; encoded by the coding sequence ATGACCACCGGACTCCTGCTGATCACCACGGCGCTGAAGATCCTCTTCATCCTGCTGGTCACCGTGGGGGCCTTCGCGCCCATGCTGGTGTGGGCCGAGCGCCGCCAGAGCGCCATGATGCAAGACCGCATCGGCCCGCACCGCGCAGGCATCCGGCTCCCGTCCGGCGCGGCAGATGCGTTCCGCGCCTCCGTCGCGCCCATGCGGCTCGGGGCGCTGGGGGCGGGGGGGCTGGGCGCGCTGACCCTGCTCCTGCTCGCGTACATGTGGGCCAGTGATCAACCGGCGATGCTGCCGGCGTCCCCTGCGGAGTTGGCGGCGATGGGTGTCGGCCTCTTGGCGCTCGGTGGCCTGCTCGACGTCGGCGCCAAGATTCACCAGATGCTGGCCGACAACGGCGGCAACATCTCGCTCGCGGGTCTGCTGCACCCACTCGCAGACGCCCTGAAGTTCATCTTCAAGGAGGACTTCGTCCCGCCCAAGGCCGACAAGCTGCTGCACTCCCTGGCGCCCATCGTCACGCTCATGCCGGCCATCGCGGTGTTCGCGGTCATCCCCTTCACCGACGTGCTCTACCTCGAGCACTGGGACGCGGTCGTTCCGCGCAACGGTGTGGTCGCGGACGCCACCGCCATCCCCATGCAGGTGGCCAACCTGAACGTCGGCGTGCTCTTCCTGTTCGCCATCGCGGGCACGGGCATCATCGGCGCGGCCATCGGCGGCTACGCCTCGGACAACAAGTACTCGCTCATCGGCGGCATCCGCGCGGCGAGCCAGATGGTCAGCTACGAGGTCGCCCTCGGCCTCACCATCGTGCCGTGCTTCATGATCTACGACTCGCTGCGGCTCGAGGCCATGGCGACCTGGCAGCACGACAACGGCGTGTGGGGCGTGTGCGTGCTCCCCATCACCATCGCCTTCGTGCTCTTCTTCACGGCAGCCATCGCCGAGACCAAGCGCATCCCGTTCGACCTCCCCGAGGGTGAGTCCGAGCTGGTGGGGGGCTACCTCACCGAGTACTCCGGCATGAAGTTCGGCATGTTCTTCATGAGCGAGTTCATCGAGGTGGTGGGCTTGGCGGCCGTCGCCGCGGTCATCTTCTTCGGCGGCTGGGACCTGCCCTTCGTGTACCGCGACGGAATCGACCTCCCGGGCGTGTGGGACGCGCAGCTGGCGTCGTTCATCATGGGCGTCCCGTACAACGCGGCCGCACCCGGCATCGACGCCACGGGCATCGCGCTCGCGCACTGGGGCGTGCTCGCCATCGGCGTCGCAGGCTTCCTCGGCAAGATCGTCGCGCTCATCTGGTTCCAGCTGCTCACGCGTTGGTCGCTGCCCCGCTTCCGCTACGACCAGATGATGCAGCTGTGCTGGAAGGGCCTGCTCCCCGCCGCGCTGGGCAACATCCTGTTCACGGGTGTGGTCGTGCTGCTCGGCGAGGGCGCGCTCAGGGTGGCCGTGTGGAGCGGCACCGCCGTCACCGTCGGCAGCCTGGTCTTCTTCTTCCTCCCTGCGTTCAAGCGCGACCCGCGCACGGTTGGCACCGCCCAGCCGGCCGCGTCCTGA
- a CDS encoding NADH-quinone oxidoreductase subunit I produces MAATVKVITKPARTVAEQAYVPAIASGLRLTMGRFFKNTFSSREEGEIVTLMYPEETEAYPERFRGIHRLTQRADGSPRCVACLCCSTACPAQCIHIEAGEYDEEDPRHGYERYPVTFVIDELRCIFCGYCVEACPCDAIRMDTGAHMPPSTSREHFLYDKETLLSLPGRDGSYLTANPRHEPGDATHPGVDRERGH; encoded by the coding sequence ATGGCTGCCACCGTCAAGGTCATCACCAAGCCCGCCCGCACCGTCGCCGAACAGGCCTATGTGCCCGCTATCGCGTCGGGTCTGCGCCTCACCATGGGGCGCTTCTTCAAGAACACGTTCAGCAGCCGGGAAGAGGGCGAGATCGTCACCCTCATGTACCCGGAGGAGACCGAGGCCTACCCCGAGCGCTTCCGCGGCATCCACCGCCTGACGCAGCGGGCCGACGGGTCTCCGCGCTGCGTGGCCTGCCTGTGCTGCAGCACGGCGTGTCCCGCGCAGTGCATCCACATCGAGGCCGGCGAGTACGACGAGGAGGACCCGCGCCACGGGTACGAGCGCTACCCCGTCACGTTCGTGATCGACGAGCTGCGCTGCATCTTCTGCGGGTACTGCGTCGAGGCGTGCCCGTGCGACGCCATCCGCATGGACACCGGCGCCCACATGCCGCCCAGCACCTCGCGCGAGCACTTCCTCTACGACAAGGAGACGCTGCTGTCGCTCCCCGGGCGCGACGGGAGCTACCTCACGGCCAACCCGCGCCACGAGCCGGGCGACGCGACGCACCCCGGCGTGGACCGCGAACGCGGACACTGA